The Terriglobus tenax genome contains a region encoding:
- a CDS encoding phytoene/squalene synthase family protein, translated as MSRTVEQAYAECRAIAKREAKNFYYSFVALPAHKSDAMCAVYAFMRKADDLADDESLAIPQRREQMAAWLDAWRSARAGAPTEDAVFIALNDTQRRFQIPDDLLEKLVQGTTLDIQEAKPGVQFIEIGGRTFEVYESLSALYDYCYLVASVVGLVCIRIFGYHSTEAERLAEETGLAFQVTNILRDVKEDAERGRIYLPLDELRIAGLEPCDVLSNDPIRLRPVLLSLAVKANAMYQAADTLTPMLDRDSRAAMWVLAKIYRMLLERIEHANFDVFSKRASVPTATKLRVLGQGMLMTAWNRMVTR; from the coding sequence GTGAGTAGAACCGTTGAGCAAGCCTACGCTGAATGCCGCGCCATCGCGAAGCGTGAGGCGAAGAACTTCTATTACTCGTTTGTCGCGTTGCCGGCGCATAAGTCGGACGCCATGTGTGCCGTCTATGCCTTCATGCGCAAGGCCGATGATCTTGCGGATGACGAGAGTCTGGCCATTCCCCAGCGCCGCGAGCAGATGGCAGCGTGGCTGGACGCATGGCGCAGCGCACGCGCTGGTGCTCCGACCGAGGACGCTGTCTTCATCGCTTTGAATGACACGCAACGCCGCTTTCAGATTCCTGATGATCTGCTGGAGAAGCTGGTGCAGGGCACCACACTCGACATTCAGGAAGCTAAGCCCGGCGTGCAGTTTATTGAGATCGGTGGCCGCACCTTCGAGGTCTACGAATCGCTTAGTGCGCTGTATGACTACTGTTACCTGGTTGCCAGTGTTGTGGGGTTAGTCTGCATCCGCATCTTCGGATACCACAGCACAGAAGCAGAGAGGCTCGCGGAGGAAACCGGTCTCGCCTTCCAGGTCACCAATATTCTGCGCGACGTGAAGGAAGACGCCGAACGCGGCCGCATCTATCTGCCTCTGGATGAACTCAGGATCGCCGGGCTTGAACCGTGTGATGTGCTGTCGAACGATCCCATCCGTCTGCGCCCCGTTCTGCTCAGTCTTGCGGTCAAGGCGAACGCAATGTATCAGGCTGCAGACACGCTCACTCCCATGCTGGACCGCGACAGCCGTGCGGCCATGTGGGTTTTGGCGAAGATCTATCGCATGCTGCTTGAACGCATCGAGCATGCAAACTTCGATGTCTTCTCAAAACGTGCCTCTGTCCCCACTGCAACCAAGCTCCGGGTTCTTGGCCAGGGAATGTTGATGACCGCGTGGAACCGGATGGTGACGCGGTGA
- the hpnE gene encoding hydroxysqualene dehydroxylase HpnE: protein MEPDGDAVKDVVIVGGGLAGLAAAHALSAQGLSVQVLERRPYIGGRAYSYEHPALHEVVDCQHVMLGCCTNLVGICNAVGLGDKIHWYDELTFLEPGGRASRIGPSGLPAPGHNTLSFLQAPMLGVADKVAIARGLLEFFRGYPQDDTESFSNWLKRTGQTERAIKHFWAPVIIGALNDRFENCSLKYAGQVFHESFLKSSQGGRLGIPMLPLSEFYGEIARAAEQQGTEFVLRASVENISGDATSGFTLHTTAGTFQGKQVIVALPFEQSVKLLPNLALSITQFVHAPITTVHLWWEKEITDRHHAVLLDTTIEWIFNKTRIRGNDPAKGSYTELVISASHRQLKQDREEIIRNAINELALFFPQVRTTNLLKTGVLKEARATFSVLPGLDRHRPSQAESGHKGIFLAGDWTKTGWPSTMEGAIRSGLLAATSITGEPALAPELPADGLMPWIVQKIERF from the coding sequence GTGGAACCGGATGGTGACGCGGTGAAGGATGTCGTCATTGTCGGTGGAGGCCTCGCCGGCCTGGCTGCGGCCCACGCGCTTTCGGCGCAAGGTCTCAGCGTGCAGGTACTCGAGCGCCGTCCCTATATTGGTGGCCGCGCCTATTCGTATGAGCATCCAGCGCTGCACGAAGTCGTGGATTGCCAGCACGTCATGCTTGGCTGCTGCACCAACCTCGTCGGGATCTGCAATGCGGTTGGCCTTGGCGACAAGATCCACTGGTACGACGAACTGACCTTCCTGGAGCCCGGTGGCCGCGCCAGCCGCATTGGCCCTAGTGGCCTGCCTGCTCCGGGGCACAATACCCTCAGCTTCCTTCAGGCTCCTATGCTGGGAGTTGCAGATAAGGTGGCCATTGCGCGGGGTCTACTTGAGTTCTTCCGCGGATACCCGCAAGACGACACCGAGAGCTTCTCCAATTGGCTGAAACGCACCGGCCAGACCGAGCGCGCCATCAAACATTTCTGGGCTCCCGTAATCATCGGCGCCCTGAATGACCGCTTTGAGAACTGTTCGCTGAAGTACGCCGGGCAGGTCTTCCACGAGTCCTTCCTGAAGTCTTCGCAGGGAGGCCGTCTTGGCATCCCCATGCTTCCGCTCAGCGAGTTCTACGGAGAGATTGCGCGTGCAGCGGAACAGCAGGGAACTGAGTTCGTGCTTCGCGCCAGCGTGGAGAACATCTCCGGTGACGCAACTTCGGGCTTTACCCTCCACACGACGGCAGGCACATTTCAGGGCAAACAGGTCATTGTTGCGCTTCCATTTGAGCAGTCGGTCAAGCTGCTTCCCAACCTCGCGTTATCGATTACGCAGTTTGTGCATGCACCTATCACCACAGTCCATCTGTGGTGGGAAAAAGAGATCACAGATCGGCACCATGCGGTACTGCTGGACACCACGATCGAGTGGATCTTCAACAAGACCCGAATCCGTGGAAACGACCCCGCAAAGGGCAGCTACACCGAGCTGGTTATCAGTGCATCGCATCGTCAGTTGAAGCAAGATAGGGAAGAGATTATCCGCAATGCAATCAACGAATTAGCTCTGTTCTTCCCCCAGGTCAGGACCACAAACCTGCTGAAAACCGGCGTATTGAAGGAAGCCAGAGCTACCTTCTCGGTACTGCCGGGGCTGGATCGCCACCGGCCTTCCCAGGCCGAAAGCGGGCACAAAGGAATATTTCTTGCGGGAGACTGGACGAAGACAGGTTGGCCCTCTACTATGGAGGGCGCTATTCGTAGCGGTTTATTGGCAGCGACATCGATTACGGGGGAGCCGGCACTGGCGCCAGAGCTTCCAGCAGATGGGCTGATGCCTTGGATTGTCCAAAAGATAGAACGTTTTTGA